The Halostagnicola larsenii XH-48 region CGGTGCGAACATGCAACTGCTCGACGTTCCCGGGCTGATCCAGGGCGCGGCGACCGGCAAGGGCGACGGCAAGCAGGTTCTCTCGGTCGTCCGAAACGCCGATCTCATCCTCTTTGTCCTCTCGGTGTTCGAAATCGAGCAGTACGACCGACTGCAGGAGGAACTCTACGATATCAACATTCGAGTCGATAAGACGCCGCCGCGGGTCACCGTCCGTCCGAAGATCAAAGACGGCATCAAGATCACCTCGAGCGCGGATCAGGACTTAGACGAGGAGACGATTTCGGATGTCCTCCGCGAACACGGCTACGTCAACGCCGACGTGAACATCGGCGAGAAGGTCGACATCGATCGGCTGATCGACGGTCTGATGGAAAACCGCGAGTACATTCCCTCGATCACCTGCGTGAACAAAGTCGACTTGATCGAACCCGACTACAAGGAGACCGTCGACGAACAACTCCGAGAGCGCGGACTCGATCCCGAGGAGGTCACGTTCATCAGCGCCGAAGAGGAGAAAGGACTCGAGGCGCTCAAAGACCGCCTCTGGGAGAACTTGGATCTCATCCGGGTCTACATGGACAAGCCGGGTCGGGGCGTCGACTACGAGGAACCGCTCATGTTAGAGCGCGGGTCGACCATCGAGGAGGCCGTCGACAAACTCGGCGGCGAAATGAAAGAGCGGTTCCGGTTCGCCCGCGTGTCGGGACCGAGCGCGACCCACGACCAACAGCAGGTCGGCGACCAGCACGTACTCGAGGACGAAGACGTGCTCAAACTCATTCTGCGGCGATAGAATTTCGTTTCGACGGACAGGAAGCTGCGGATCGGAATGTCACGAGCGAGCCGTCGGGACGCCGTTCTCGGCGATCGTTCTGATCCGGGAATTATTTCTGCGACTAATCCGTTTTCCGAGCATGCCTGAGTTCGGTGCGCTCTCGATACTGCCGCCGCTGCTCGCTATCGTCCTCGCGATCGTGACGCGGCGGCCGATGCTCTCGTTGTTCCTGGGTATCTGGTCCGGGGCGATCATCTACACCGAGAGT contains the following coding sequences:
- a CDS encoding OBG GTPase family GTP-binding protein — its product is MGLEEEIDAIEEEIASTPYNKSTEAHIGRLKSKLAEKKEKLQNQSSAGGGTGYDVEKTGDATVALVGFPSVGKSSLLNSLTNADSETGSYEFTTLDVNPGMCKHRGANMQLLDVPGLIQGAATGKGDGKQVLSVVRNADLILFVLSVFEIEQYDRLQEELYDINIRVDKTPPRVTVRPKIKDGIKITSSADQDLDEETISDVLREHGYVNADVNIGEKVDIDRLIDGLMENREYIPSITCVNKVDLIEPDYKETVDEQLRERGLDPEEVTFISAEEEKGLEALKDRLWENLDLIRVYMDKPGRGVDYEEPLMLERGSTIEEAVDKLGGEMKERFRFARVSGPSATHDQQQVGDQHVLEDEDVLKLILRR